From Actinosynnema mirum DSM 43827, a single genomic window includes:
- a CDS encoding arabinan endo-1,5-alpha-L-arabinosidase: MARATKRALVLLAALALVLPGAGQAMAYPYPGVVTGDIGVHDPTFVKKPDGTYLVAHTGDNIALKTSTDRTAFRNAGAVFPNGASWTTAYTGGSRNLWAPDLSYQNGRYFLYYSASTFGSNKSAIFLATSTTGASGSWTNQGLVIESSGSNDYNAIDPNLVVDDQGRWWLSFGSFWSGIKLVQLNPSTGKRSDSTIRSIAGRNGGAIEAPTIFKHGSYYYLFVSFDRCCAGAASTYRVMVGRSTSVTGPYVARNGTALTSGGGTEILAGQGSVHGPGHQDVFSDSDSDIITYHYYTDSGASQLGINWLAWDSAGWPYLH, translated from the coding sequence GTGGCAAGAGCGACGAAGCGCGCGCTGGTGCTGCTCGCGGCACTGGCGCTGGTCCTGCCGGGAGCAGGCCAGGCGATGGCCTACCCGTACCCCGGCGTGGTCACCGGCGACATCGGCGTGCACGACCCGACGTTCGTGAAGAAGCCCGACGGGACCTACCTGGTCGCGCACACCGGGGACAACATCGCGCTGAAGACCTCCACCGACCGCACCGCGTTCCGCAACGCGGGCGCGGTCTTCCCGAACGGCGCGTCCTGGACCACCGCGTACACCGGTGGCAGCCGGAACCTGTGGGCGCCGGACCTGTCGTACCAGAACGGCCGGTACTTCCTGTACTACTCGGCGTCGACGTTCGGCTCGAACAAGTCGGCGATCTTCCTGGCCACCAGCACGACCGGCGCGTCCGGGTCGTGGACCAACCAGGGGCTGGTGATCGAGTCCAGCGGCTCGAACGACTACAACGCCATCGACCCGAACCTGGTGGTGGACGACCAGGGCAGGTGGTGGCTGAGCTTCGGCTCGTTCTGGTCGGGCATCAAGCTCGTGCAGCTCAACCCGTCGACCGGCAAGCGCTCGGACAGCACGATCCGGTCCATCGCGGGCAGGAACGGCGGCGCGATCGAGGCGCCGACGATCTTCAAGCACGGGTCGTACTACTACCTGTTCGTGTCGTTCGACCGCTGCTGCGCGGGCGCGGCGAGCACGTACCGGGTGATGGTGGGCCGGTCGACGAGCGTGACCGGGCCGTACGTGGCGCGCAACGGGACGGCGCTGACGTCCGGGGGCGGCACGGAGATCCTGGCCGGGCAGGGCAGCGTCCACGGGCCCGGTCACCAGGACGTGTTCAGCGACTCCGACAGCGACATCATCACGTACCACTACTACACCGACAGCGGGGCCTCGCAGCTCGGGATCAACTGGCTGGCGTGGGACTCCGCGGGGTGGCCCTACCTGCACTGA